The Deltaproteobacteria bacterium genome includes the window ACTGTCCAGTCTCTGGTCTTTAATTCTTGTCTCCTGGTTTCTCGACTTTTTTGATTTTCTGACTCTGGACTCTGGGCTCTAGACTCTAGACTCCGAAGAAACGTTTCGACTAACGCGGTTTCCCGATTCCGGCTTCACCAGTCGCCAGCACAATCTGTCGTTGACCACTGCGCGCTTGCTCAAACCATTGGTGAAGTTGGGTAATCTCAGAATCACGACCAACAAGACTTGGGCCTAGGGGCTTGGGACTAGAGGCGTGTGGGGAGGAAGAACCAGCCTCAATCCCCAAGCCACTCGCCTCTTCCTTACTACCGACTCCTGAATGCTGACTACTGACAACTACCTCGATGAAGCGATACCCCCGCCGATGGACCGTCTCAATATACTGTGGTGCTTTGGCATCATCGTCTAAGGCCTTACGTCACTCTTTGATACATGAAGTCAGGGTACTGTGACTCACGACCGTATCTGCCCACACAGCACGCAATAATTCACGCTTGGACACTAGCTGGCTCGGGCGCGATGCCAAATGACGCAAGACCGCGAACGCTTTGCCTGTCAGTCGCACAGCCTGCTGATCCCGCCACAATTGCTCATTCTGAGGGTCGAGTCGGCAAGTGCCAAAGTGCAGGATTTCGTGTGGTTGCGACTGCAGTTCTTGCGCTACTTCCGGGAAGTCCGTTCGCGTTTTCGTCATGCTGACACTCCTCCCTTTAGACACGTATGCATAACAGGGAACGCTCGCTCTCGCAGCTTCAGAGATTCACTGATAGAAATGCACTCTATGGACTTGATTGAAATTTATCTCCGCATTCAGCGTGAAGATATTGCGCTGCTCAAGTTCGTTATCGAATCGTACGAAGGCATCGGTATTGTACGCACCATCGACCGAAAAAAGGCGACGGTTGCAATCTTAGCGATGCCTGACTCGATTGACCATATGTGGGCAGTATTACAATCCCTACGTGAAGACATGGAATGGTACGAGATTCCCACCCCGCAGGATCAGGATGATTGGCTGATGGAAACAGTAAAGAGTGAAGAATAGGCTACAGGCTAAAGGGGAAGATGAGAGCAGCCCTACAGCCTGTAGCCTATAGCCTCAATTTTCATTCTTCACTCCTCACGCTCAATGCTTCACTCATTGCCTCTCGTTTACCGAACATGTATGCCACACCGATGCTGACGAGGTAAAGCAGGAGCAGAGGTCCGGCGAGTAAAAGTTGAGAAGCCACGTCCGGCCCGGGAGTCAGCACCGCTGCCATGATGAAAATTCCCACCACTGCATAGCGGGAAAAGTCGAGCAACGTACGGTGAGTGATGATCCCCACGCGCGCAAAGAAAAATGCCAGCACTGGTAATTCGAAGGTCACACCGAATGCCAACAACATACGCGAGGTGAAGCTAAAATACTCGCTGATCCGCAGCGTCGCTTGCACTCCGATCGTTTTATATTCTTCAAGAAAGAACCCGTATGCCACTGGCAATACCACCTGGTAGCAAAAACCTGCACCAAGGAGAAAAAAGAAACTGCCAAACAGCACAAAGGGAAACACATAGCGTTTCTCATGTTGATATAAACCTGGCGCGACAAACTGCCAGAGCTGATAAAAGATGACCGGAAGCGCGGCGAAAATTGCGGCAATAAATGCCACTTTGAGTTTGGCGAAAAAGGCTTCTGCAGGTGCAAGCCCGACAACTGGTGGTGGATCAGGAAGTTGATGTAACGGTTGCAACAGAAACGCAAAGAGTGTCGTCACGAACATGAATGAGGGGATAAAGGCGACCGCAATTGCCAGTAGCGACTTCACCAGCCGCCAGCGCAATTCTTCCAAATGGCCCAGGAGCGGCATCGTCCGATCGTCAGGGGCCATCTTACGACGCTTCTCCTGTCGATGACTCCTTTTTGCCTTGTGCGACGGTGA containing:
- a CDS encoding winged helix-turn-helix transcriptional regulator — its product is MTKTRTDFPEVAQELQSQPHEILHFGTCRLDPQNEQLWRDQQAVRLTGKAFAVLRHLASRPSQLVSKRELLRAVWADTVVSHSTLTSCIKE
- a CDS encoding DUF4911 domain-containing protein, whose amino-acid sequence is MTQDRERFACQSHSLLIPPQLLILRVESASAKVQDFVWLRLQFLRYFREVRSRFRHADTPPFRHVCITGNARSRSFRDSLIEMHSMDLIEIYLRIQREDIALLKFVIESYEGIGIVRTIDRKKATVAILAMPDSIDHMWAVLQSLREDMEWYEIPTPQDQDDWLMETVKSEE
- the tatC gene encoding twin-arginine translocase subunit TatC gives rise to the protein MPLLGHLEELRWRLVKSLLAIAVAFIPSFMFVTTLFAFLLQPLHQLPDPPPVVGLAPAEAFFAKLKVAFIAAIFAALPVIFYQLWQFVAPGLYQHEKRYVFPFVLFGSFFFLLGAGFCYQVVLPVAYGFFLEEYKTIGVQATLRISEYFSFTSRMLLAFGVTFELPVLAFFFARVGIITHRTLLDFSRYAVVGIFIMAAVLTPGPDVASQLLLAGPLLLLYLVSIGVAYMFGKREAMSEALSVRSEE